The Flammeovirga pectinis genomic interval AGAGCATCTGTTGTAATTTCACCCAATTCGATCATTGGAGCATCTGGAGTTACCCAAGTAATACCATAATCTAAATTAGATACATCAACATAACGTTGTACCGTAAAGTAGTTTTTACAAGATCCTTGTAACTGCTCTTTCTCTGGAATGTACTCACCAAAAGGAGTATCAATTCTAACAGTACCATTATTTACATTAAAAGGAAAGGCAATGTGTACGCCTTCTGCCGTATAAATATTGGTTTTATTGATGTGATTTTCTAAATCGATTTGATCAGAATAAGCATTAATAGTAAACGTTCTTTTCCATTCTTCTGTACCAGGAGCAGAAGAGGTAACTTCTATAGTACTTAGCAAATCACCTTTTTCTAACCATTTGATTTGAACATCATTAGAAGTAGTTAAAGGAGATTTTGGAGTTCTACCTTCTACGTAATAGTAATCATTTAAACCTTTTAGAGTTTTAGTATCTGCTAAATTATTACGTCTAATTTTATCATATAATTTAGTAATTGCACCTGTTTCAGCATCAATTTCTAAAGCAATGAATTTGTTTTCTATCGCATTAGCGTTATTCTTTAATTTTTTAGGTGATACTGCTGTTCCTGCATTTACAAAGACTTCTTTCTTTCCATAGGCAGGAAGGTCCGTTACCCAAATGGCTAATTCACCACTATTTAGTCGTTGTGATGGAAGAACATTACCGTCTTTATCAGTTACTTTATCCCCAGCGGTAGATTGAGTATTTGATAACTTAACAATCCCAGATCTCTCCCAGTTTAATGTATTGGTAAGTACAATACCCTTTGATTTTTCGCCAAGTGATAATGCTTCATTTAACAGTGCATCAGCAATAGAATCAGCCTTTAAAGCAAAAGATTGCTTTACAGACCATTGAGAATGTACAAAATCTGCTTCAGGTTCACTGATAGAATTATAAGCACCCCATGTATGTTCATTGTAAAGTAAAACAAACCTCCATGCTTGTTCAAATGTTTCATTAGGTATATCTGCACCATTTAAAGACATAACAGTCATGGCTTGAGATAATTTCTCTGCAGCATTTCTAACAAGTGTAGTTTCTTTAGATGTAGAACCAGCACCATCTTCCCAATAAGGAGTGAAGTCTCCACTTACAACAGGAATCTCATCTTTGTATTTATCTTCAAAAGCTTTAAAAGAAGCCGTTGTTGTAGATAATTCTATTCTTGGAGTTTCATATGTTTCGTTCCAATGTTTTACAGAAGCTGAAATTCCTGTATCTACAGGACCATTATCAGAACCAACTGTATAACGTAGCGTTGTGATATCGTACGGATACGCTCTATCATTTAATTCATTTAAATAATCGAAAATAGATTTTGGAGTAAGCAATACTTTAAGGTCTTTAAAGCCCAAACCTGTATGGAAATGACTATAGCCTTTTTCATGCACCCAAACCAAAACTTTTTCCTCTCCAGAAGGAGAAGACCAATAGAAGGGACGATCTCCCCATGTAGAAATTGTACCACCAATTCTATGGAATACATTTGTACCTGCAGATAAATATTTAATTCCAGAATGAGCTAAAACAGGTACTAAACCCCATGTATAACCAGGAACATCTGTAATCATTGCAGATTCTAAAGGTACATCTACTTCTTTAGCAATTTGTAAAGCATCGAAAGTAGATTCTACTAATTCTTGTGGGTTTGATAAGCCTGTAAGCATATTACCGTAAAGTCCATCAAGTTCAATAGCACCACTTCTTACAGCAGCTAAGAAATCGGCTCTTTTTTCTGGAGAAGCATTTTTAAGATAGCTTTCTACGGCCCACATAACTTCTACACTCCATTTAAATTTTGAACCTTCAGGATAATCAACAGTCTTTTTACTCATCATAACTGCATCATCCAAGTTTTTCCATTGTACTTTCTCAACCTCATCTTGGGTATGAGTATACCCAATATCTACGTGTGAATGATGAAGTAAATGTACGGTGTAAGGCTTAACTGGAGTAACGTCTAACATTTTATTGTCTAACACTTTCTTACCGACAGTCACCTTTACAGGAACTTGCGTATCTTCTGTTACCTTAGGGACATTAATTCTAAATACATTAGCACCTACATTTAAGGTTACTTTTTCTTTTGTTTTCCCTGCAGTAATTACCGCTTTTACGGGGTCTCCATAATGAAGGATCGTAGCTCTTAATTGCTGCATTGGCCCTTTTGCCGTTTTAATTACAGCAGGTTCTTGTTTCCAGCTAATGTTGCCATCTAACCCATATTTAAAAAGCATCATCCAACTTGCTTTGCCGATAGATGGAGCAACTATTTTCATAGAAATAGGTTCGCCTTTAGGAAGGTCACTTGCTTTTATTTTTAAGAAGCCATAGCCAAATAAATCGCTATAAGCATCGATCATTGTTCCTTTGAATGTAAAAGTCGACGCGTTAGGACCTTCATCAGTTACATCTTGAAGAATACTTTCTTCTGGAGCAGTAAAAGTGAAATATTTTTTATCGTTGATATAAATCTCATAGCTGTATTGTGCTCTATCAATATCAACACCCATGATCATACCATATTCAACAAATTCTCCATTGAAATCTGTAGGAATAGCTTGTGCTTCCCATTCCATTACATGCTTTCCTTCTTGGCAACGAACTAACATTGCTTGGTTTGCATCTTCTTGAGGTGATTTGTACGGCATAATGTCGCCGCTAACATAATTGGTATAGCCTTGTAAGAAAATCTTTTGCTGAGCAGAAGAAATTGTAGTAGTGATTAGTAATATTAGAAGAACCGAGAATAGGTTCTTAATATGCTGAATGTTCATGTAGTAATTAAATTTAATGATAATTGGTATTTGATGTAAATATCTATAAATGTGTGTAATAAATACATTTATTATTTGTTAAACAGGAATTATTAACAGGCGTGTTTTTCAATCGATTGCATGATTGAAATTGTAATACAAATTACAATAAATTTAACTATATTAAGTTGTAAGTAAGTGAGTTATCAATTTTTAGATGGATATAACAATGTATGGAGAGAATTAAGCAATCTGAATATTATTCTTAAAAAAGATGGAATTATTTCTGATCAAATCGAACAATTGTTAACTTGTTACAACATTTAAATCAAAGCGAACGTGAAATCAATTAACTATCTCACGCGTTGGATTGAAAAATAAAATTTATGAAGATCACAAAGTTTGTATTAAGCATTTTATCACTGTTTCTATTTATTGGTTGTACCGAAGAAAGTGGGGATAAATATGTCTCTAAAGAAGAAGTGAAAGATCAGATATTACTTGATATTGCAGTTCCTATAGCTCCAGAAGAAAATAGAATTATTACTTATTCTAATAAAAGGAGTGCCTACTTTCAAACACAGTCTCATGTTTTAAATAACGAACTCTATAATTGGTTTGATGGATGGAATATTGGACAAAAAAGATTATTCGCAGATTACGCCCTCAGTATTGATGGTAAACCTTTTGATAGAAAAAATGCGGAAGTAATTGCTTATCCTCATTTCTTACAAAGAAAAACAGATGTAGCACTTGAACGTGTCGTACTATTTGATGATCAAGATGTTATTTATGTTTCTCTTGACCATGTTTTGGGTAACGAAACAAAACTTGAACTTAAGGGTGAGCAAATAAAATTAAAGAATATTGATGCAAACGCGGCATATTATGTTTCTACAGAAAGCCCTGATTATATTCTTGCAGTAGCACCTTCGCATACAGAAAAAATTGCTAAAGATGGAACGGCAAAAGTAACAACAAATACGAGAGGTGGTTTTTACATTACCTACGCAAAAACAGCTGACAAAGCACTAGCTTTAGTAAAAGAAGCACGTATTAACCACGGAAAATGGCTAAAAGAGCGTAGTGACCGTATGACGCAGTTAATTACTGAAAATACAGCAATTAAGACAGAAG includes:
- a CDS encoding glycoside hydrolase family 38 N-terminal domain-containing protein, giving the protein MNIQHIKNLFSVLLILLITTTISSAQQKIFLQGYTNYVSGDIMPYKSPQEDANQAMLVRCQEGKHVMEWEAQAIPTDFNGEFVEYGMIMGVDIDRAQYSYEIYINDKKYFTFTAPEESILQDVTDEGPNASTFTFKGTMIDAYSDLFGYGFLKIKASDLPKGEPISMKIVAPSIGKASWMMLFKYGLDGNISWKQEPAVIKTAKGPMQQLRATILHYGDPVKAVITAGKTKEKVTLNVGANVFRINVPKVTEDTQVPVKVTVGKKVLDNKMLDVTPVKPYTVHLLHHSHVDIGYTHTQDEVEKVQWKNLDDAVMMSKKTVDYPEGSKFKWSVEVMWAVESYLKNASPEKRADFLAAVRSGAIELDGLYGNMLTGLSNPQELVESTFDALQIAKEVDVPLESAMITDVPGYTWGLVPVLAHSGIKYLSAGTNVFHRIGGTISTWGDRPFYWSSPSGEEKVLVWVHEKGYSHFHTGLGFKDLKVLLTPKSIFDYLNELNDRAYPYDITTLRYTVGSDNGPVDTGISASVKHWNETYETPRIELSTTTASFKAFEDKYKDEIPVVSGDFTPYWEDGAGSTSKETTLVRNAAEKLSQAMTVMSLNGADIPNETFEQAWRFVLLYNEHTWGAYNSISEPEADFVHSQWSVKQSFALKADSIADALLNEALSLGEKSKGIVLTNTLNWERSGIVKLSNTQSTAGDKVTDKDGNVLPSQRLNSGELAIWVTDLPAYGKKEVFVNAGTAVSPKKLKNNANAIENKFIALEIDAETGAITKLYDKIRRNNLADTKTLKGLNDYYYVEGRTPKSPLTTSNDVQIKWLEKGDLLSTIEVTSSAPGTEEWKRTFTINAYSDQIDLENHINKTNIYTAEGVHIAFPFNVNNGTVRIDTPFGEYIPEKEQLQGSCKNYFTVQRYVDVSNLDYGITWVTPDAPMIELGEITTDALSYGWVQEVKPTQTIYAYLMNNYWETNYKASQDGWHTFRFSLNPHGAYIPSEAKKFSMGISQPILISENENNSFASLIQPASPQMIITASRPMGENKVLVTVLNASKGDNLLEWTASDIVKSVALSNINGDNIGLFDQGQNIPEWGLRFLLIEVNQNI